AATGCATTTCTCTCATGTAGCTGCCAAAGTTAGTAATATGAAGTATTTTAAAAGAGAAATGATAAAGTCTCTTTTTTATGAAATGCTTGAAGAATATATCGATGAGAAATTTAGCCCTAGTTATAAGATTGAAAAAAACATTTATCCGATTCCTGAAAGAGATGATTTAGAAGTTGATTTTTCGTTTATATTACCTAATCATCCCATTTATTTATTTGGTGTAAAAGATGTTACAAAAGCTAGATTGACAACAATATCTAATCTTGAATTCTATCGAAATAATTTGAATTTTAAGAGTTTCATCGTCTATGAGGATATTAATAATATAAACGCTAAAGATAGAAATAGACTCCTTAGCGCTTCAGATAAACAGTTCCCAAGTTTTGAAGACTTTAAATTACATGGTGAGCAATTTATCAGAAGGGAAGCAAAGATTAGTTAATAGCTAATTCACTATCCACGTAGTCGTCCTGCACTTCCAATGAAAGTCAGAACCTGACTTGTGAGTGGAAACAGAGTGTGATTTCCGGAGACTCCAATTGCTTTCCCATGCGGATCATATTCATTCTTCTGTCATCACTATCAAAAAATCACCTTCCTGTAGATCTTCTTTGGAATATGTTAATTCGCTATTCGAAACTATTGGTGTGATAACAGCAATGTGAAGCATAGGTTCCATAATCTGCAGTTTTTGTGCAGTTCCCAGATGTTTCCGACTGTGAAAATCTCCATTGAAGTGGAGAACTTTTTTTCGTGGTAGAAAGCGCTGATACTTTAAGATCGATTCTGCCATTGTATCGTCTTTGATGCATTGAGCTGCATAAAGCAGTTCCACATCCATTTTCATTCCCATAGGATTATCGGGAATATGAGCCAGATTTTCTTCCATCATGCTTACAAATCTACGTTTATACTCATCATCAAAAACCTTATGTTTTTTTGCCACGTATTTCTTCTCTTCAGCAGGAAGTGAATCAAGTGCGTTAATTCCCTTTTTGTTTATCATTGCTGCATATCTGCGGGGAATATTAGCGGCCACCAGAGTG
This genomic interval from Candidatus Cloacimonadota bacterium contains the following:
- a CDS encoding DUF1828 domain-containing protein, producing the protein MNYLDIIKAEFNNKVSFVEKRPGIYQLICPLYHEDGDMVDVFISEISENIIRISDYGMTIMRLSYTYDLNTENKIKIFNQMIKENNINSDDGKLYIDSEISNLFSSIMHFSHVAAKVSNMKYFKREMIKSLFYEMLEEYIDEKFSPSYKIEKNIYPIPERDDLEVDFSFILPNHPIYLFGVKDVTKARLTTISNLEFYRNNLNFKSFIVYEDINNINAKDRNRLLSASDKQFPSFEDFKLHGEQFIRREAKIS
- a CDS encoding ChaN family lipoprotein — protein: MKRILMIILFAGMAFLYAQNYEYKIIESITEEEITLFELAEKALSYDVVFFGELHENELLHHLEFELLKEMQAKYSDLIVSMEMFERDVQPVVDEYLAGKMSEEEFMLASRAWSNYLPDYKPIVDFAKKHQLTLVAANIPRRYAAMINKKGINALDSLPAEEKKYVAKKHKVFDDEYKRRFVSMMEENLAHIPDNPMGMKMDVELLYAAQCIKDDTMAESILKYQRFLPRKKVLHFNGDFHSRKHLGTAQKLQIMEPMLHIAVITPIVSNSELTYSKEDLQEGDFLIVMTEE